One Thunnus albacares chromosome 12, fThuAlb1.1, whole genome shotgun sequence genomic region harbors:
- the LOC122993598 gene encoding lamin-L(I)-like — translation MELHKKIKPLEDQISDLKETNAENLAEIQKRLELAKRQLQDSELRLNDADAQNFNLMMEIAELRAKLKKAEKGPSKAAERNINELTQQLQTQQKENKKLQSTNEDLKQEAKELKMCYNDATLFNYL, via the exons ATGGAACTTCACAAGAAAATCAAACCATTGGAAGACCAAATATCAGACCTCAAGGAAACAAACGCTGAGAACCTTGCAG AGATTCAGAAGAGACTGGAGTTAGCAAAGAGGCAACTGCAAGACAGTGAACTTCGGCTCAATGATGCAGATGCACAGAATTTTAACTTGA TGATGGAGATTGCTGAATTGAGGGCAAAACTGAAAAAGGCTGAGAAAGGGCCATCCAAAGCTGCTGAAAGAAATATCAACG AACTGACGCAACaactacaaacacaacaaaaagagAACAAGAAACTCCAAAGCACAAATGAAG ACTTAAAGCAAGAGGCCAAAGAACTAAAAATGTGCTACAACGATGCCACACTGTTTAATTATCTTTAA
- the si:ch211-14a17.10 gene encoding zinc-binding protein A33, whose protein sequence is MLSLPELTQQLQTQQKENKKLQSTNEDLKQEAKELKMCCNNAVTHCEDLQRELEQSQKDTDRLQLQLNDKDAELQQLQLELAEERTINNRLQNEYDNLRSQQEQTQDNADHQQQLLIKDVKITQLQQQLEELQNKYRNLDNEKNKLTDIITELQKNSNEEDKTIYTRQVTLDPNTAHRRLALSDQNTQIHADDDDQDVPDNPGRFDVVLAALGSTGFSTGRHYWEVSVAEANCYLLGMASESSQRKGTLSFKPLKGYWTIVLNKQGQYKAMNNRPITLRVQTPPLMLGILLDYNKGQISFYDAGTRSHLYSFVGQKFTDKIYPFVNICLEDVTLQNPIILIPPGPTDWII, encoded by the exons ATGCTTTCTCTCCCAGAACTGACACAACaactacaaacacaacaaaaagagAACAAGAAACTCCAAAGCACAAATGAAG ACTTAAAGCAAGAGGCCAAAGAACTAAAAATGTGCTGCAACAATGCTGTTACCCATTGTGAAG ATTTACAAAGAGAGCTGGAACAGAGCCAGAAGGATACAGATcgcctgcagctgcagctgaatgACAAGGATGCTGAGCTCCAACAGCTGCAGCTGGAGTTAGCAGAAGAGAGGACAATTAATAACAGACTGCAGAATGAATATGATA ATTTAAGGAGCCAGCAGGAACAGACCCAGGACAATGCTGatcaccagcagcagctgctcatcAAGGATGTCAAGATCacccagctgcagcagcagttagAAGAACTGCAGAACAAATACAGAA ACCTGGATAATGAGAAGAACAAACTTACGGATATTATAACAG AACTTCAAAAGAACTCAAATGAGGAGGATAAGACTATCTATACCA GGCAGGTGACCTTGGATCCAAACACGGCACACCGAAGACTAGCTTTGTCAGATCAAAACACTCAGATACACGCCGATGACGATGATCAAGATGTCCCTGACAATCCAGGCCGGTTTGATGTGGTTCTCGCTGCCCTGGGCTCGACCGGCTTCTCAACTGGCAGACATTACTGGGAGGTGTCTGTAGCTGAGGCGAATTGTTACTTACTTGGGATGGCCAGTGAATCTTCTCAAAGAAAGGGAACGCTTTCATTCAAACCTCTAAAGGGTTACTGGACTATAGTCCTGAACAAGCAGGGCCAGTACAAAGCTATGAATAACAGACCTATTACTCTTCGAGTTCAGACACCGCCTCTTATGCTGGGTATTCTGCTGGACTACAATAAGGGACAGATCTCGTTCTATGACGCTGGTACAAGATCTCATTTGTACTCATTTGTGGGTCAGAAGTTTACAGACAAAATCTATCCATTTGTGAATATTTGTCTTGAGGATGTTACTCTTCAAAATCCAATAATATTAATTCCTCCTGGACCAACTGACTGGATAATTTAG
- the c12h14orf119 gene encoding uncharacterized protein C14orf119 homolog — MSWFNHVSQGSNQQQQQQQQQPTDSHRLAATDMCSPHYSRLRGPTEGSPTMATQNWIGFSSPSPENFPSVPQAVTCPPTLENLSCISPSAGHARDLEPISYVTLQEQRCVLSWFQGWTATQRERFLQDLLGKAVPGKVCTLLDSLSTLQVKDRLPNIFECQLRLWTQWFESWGEEERNHFLHILEERDPAFVAHFYRSVAGTAGRD; from the exons ATGTCGTGGTTCAATCATGTCAGTCAAGGCtcaaaccagcagcagcagcagcagcagcagcagcccactGACAGCCACAGACTTGCAGCTACAGACATGTGTAGCCCTCACTACTCCAGGCTCAGGGGTCCGACAGAGGGATCCCCGACCATGGCAACCCAAAACTGGATTGGCTTCTCCTCTCCCAGCCCGGAGAACTTTCCATCAGTCCCGCAGGCTGTCACCTGCCCCCCCACCCTAGAGAACCTGTCATGCATTTCTCCGAGTGCAGGCCATGCTAGAGACCTGGAGCCCATCTCATATGTGACCCTCCAAGAGCAGCGGTGCGTCCTGAGCTGGTTCCAGGGCTGGACCGCCACACAGAGGGAGCGGTTTCTGCAGGACCTGCTGGGAAAAGCTGTGCCTGGGAAAGTGTGCACCCTCCTAGATTCTCTCAGTACTCTTCAG GTTAAAGACAGACTaccaaacatttttgaatgccAGCTGCGCCTGTGGACCCAGTGGTTTGAGTCTtggggagaagaggagaggaatcATTTCTTGCACATACTGGAGGAGCGAGACCCAGCATTTGTTGCCCACTTTTACAGGAGTGTAGCAGGTACAGCAGGAAGAGACTGA